TCAAGTTCAACTTTCCGATGCGCTTGTTCGACAGATTGATGCAAAGAATAATGTCCTTCTCTCGATGATCGCATTAAACAACACTCTAGGATTGCCGTTATCGACTGAAATTGAAATCTTTTCTCAATTGCAGCCAAACGCTGTCTCGTCGACAGATATTGATGCACTGGTGAAAAAAGGGATTGAGAACCGCCCGGAAATTCTTGGTATGAACGCTCGATTGAAAGCCAGCGAATCAAATCTTTCTATTGCGCGTTCCGGATGGTATCCGCAAATCTATTTGGTTGGTAATTACAATTATCTTAGACCAAATCAACGCATCTTCCCGACAAAAGATGAATTTAAGGGAACATGGGATGTTAGTATCTCTGTTTCATACGATTTGTGGAATTGGAATACATCGGGAAGCCAAGCAACCCAGGCAGAAGCGCAATTGTCACAAACGGAGCAGGCACTTTCACAAATGAAAGACGGAATATCGTTGGAAGTGACACAAAGTTATTTATCGCTGCAACAATCAAAAGAACGCTCCGAAGTAGCCAAACAAGGAGTAGAACAGGCAGAAGAGAATTACCGTGTCACCAATGAACGATATAAAAAGGGATTAAACGTCAACTCCGATCTTTTAGACTCCGAAGTGGCGTTATTAACGGCAAAATTGAACTATACGCAATCGCTTGTCGACTATGAACTTGCGGCTGCCCGATTGACAAAATCAATCGGAGAATAATTTTATTTTCAACAAAACACAGAAGGGCTAACAATGACAAAGTATCGAATTTTATCAATCTCTATAGTAATCTTGGGCGTTTCACTTGGTTTTATGATGAACAGTCAGCCTGGCGACGGACAACAAGCAACTTCCCAATCCGGAAGCAACATTGCTACATCGTACTCCGTTTCCGTTGTAACGGCAAGTAAACGAAATCTTTCAAGCACATTTTCGTTAATGGGCACCATTGCAGCAAATAATGATGTCACCATCATTTCTGAAACGCAGGGACGAGTGGTGAAGGTAAATGCTCAGGTGGGAGACTTTAAATCCGCCGGTTCAGTTCTTGTTGAGGTGGATTCAGAATTAAAAGAAGCAAACTATAAGACAGCGCAAATGTTATACGAAAAAGCAAAAAAAGATCTTGAACGGTTTGAATCACTCTATAAAGACAGTTCTATTTCCGAATCACAAATTGAGCAGGCTCGATGGAGTTTCCAAAACGCCGAAGCTCAGTATATCATTGCAAAGCGTCAATTAAAAGATACGAAGATCACTACGCCGATCTCCGGAATTATCACCGCCCGCTACGTGGATGTTGGATCAACAGTAATGGGTGCGCCGCAATCGACGGTGATTGGAAATGTAGTGGATATTTCAAAACTGAAGGTGAAAATCAACGTTGCGGAAAAAGATGTCTTCAAATTAACTGTTGGCGATAATGTCGAAGTGACAACGGATATTTATCCGGAAGCAGTTTTTGCCGGACGAATTGCAACGATCTCCTCAAAGGGAGATGATGCGCACACCTATCCCGTTGAAGTCCGCATTGACAATAGTTCAAAACACCCTTTAAAGGCAGGGATGTTCGGACGGGTAAACTTTACCTCAAAATCTGTTCAAGAAAATATCATCATTCCTCGCGAAGCGATTGTTGGAAGCGTAAAAGATGCAAAAGTATATGTTGTTGAAAAGAACGTAGTAAAACTACGCGCAGTAAAAGTTGGTGCAGAATTTGGAACAAATGTCGAAGTCACATCGGGTATCAAAGAAGGCGAAGTTGTTGTGGTCAATGGAAAAAATAATTTGAAAGAGAATGCTTCTGTTGTGGTTCGCAAATAATTATCACTGATCGTTGTTCCTGTTTCATAGTCCAACGGCCATTTAGAAAAGAGAAAGAATACAATGACAATTACAGAATTAGCAATTAAACGTCCCTCCATCATCGTCGTGATCTTCGCCGTGTTGAGTGTTCTTGGGATTTTCAGTTTCACACAATTAAATTACGAACTTCTGCCGAAGATTACTCCGCCGGTGATTACCATCAGCACCATTTATCCAGGAGCATCGCCGTACGAAGTTGAAAACAATGTAACGAAATTGATCGAAGATGCCGTTTCCGGGATTGATAAGATTGATGCCGTACGTGCAACCTCGTTCGAGGGAATCTCCTTTGTGTTCGTCGAATTCAAACAAAGTGCAAAGATAGACATCGTCCTGCAGGATGCTCAACGAAAGGTCAACCAGATTACGGCGCAACTGCCCAATGGAGCAAAAGCACCAACACTCTCGAAGATCGCTTTGGATGAAACACCTGTCCTCCGTATCGGTGTAACAAGCCAGATGCCTGCAAGGGATTTCTTCCAATTCTTCAAAGACCGTGTGCAACCGAGAATTTCGAAAATTCCGGGAGTGGGGCAGGTTGTCATCAGCGGCGGTGAACAACGCGAAATTAAAGTGAATTTGGATGCAGCGAAACTTCGGTCGTATAATCTTTCGTTGCTTCAAGTTTCCCAGGTAATAAAAAATGCCAATATGGACTTTCCCACCGGTAAGATTAAAGATATTGATGGTCAGTACATCGTCCGTGTTGCGGGAAAATTCAATTCTGTCGAAGACATGAAGAGTCTCGTCGTCGGCAAATCACGACAGGGTGGTGATATCCATCTTGATGATGTTGCCGAAGTGCAAGACGGCGTAAAAGATATGGATCAGACTAATCGCGTGAATGGTGCTACGTCTCTTGGATTGCAAATATTGAAACAGTCCGATGCGAATGCGGTTGCTGTTAGTAAAGTCGTGCGACAAGAGTTGGAAAAAATTCAAAACGATTATAAGGATGAGGGCATTACATTTGATATAGCACAAGACAGCTCTCTGTTCACCATTGAAGCGGCAAATGCCGTCGGCGTAGACCTGTTGCTTGCTATTGGAATGGTTGCTTTGGTGATGTTGTTGTTTCTCCATAGTGTTCGCAATTCTTTTATTGTATTGGTTGCAATTCCTGCTTCGCTGGTCTCAACATTTGTGGCAATGTACGCTCTTGGATTCTCACTCAATCTTATGACACTGCTTGGATTATCCTTGGTGATCGGTATTCTTGTTGATGACTCCATTGTCGTCCTGGAAAATATCTATCATCATCTGGAAAAGGGTGAAGAACAGCGGGCAGCATCGTTACGAGGACGAAATGAGATCGGATTTGCTGCATTATCCATTACTCTTGTCGACGTTGTCGTATTCTTTCCGCTTTCAGTTGTCGGCGGTTTGATCGGAAATATCATGCGTGAATTCTCTCTTGTGATTGTTGCTGCAACGTTAATGAGTTTGTTCGTTTCATTTACGGTGACACCCCTTCTTGCATCGCGATTTGCAAAGTTAGAACGATTAACCAATAAAACATTGATGGGAAAATTTGCCCTTGGTTTTGAGAAACTGTATCATCGTTTCCAAGAACACTATCTTCGAATGTTGCGATGGAGTTTAACGCATAAGAAATGGGTCGCATTCGGCACGGTGCTCTTGTTGATTGGTTCGTTCTCTCTCGTCTTCATGGGATTAATTGGATTTGAATTCATTGCGCAATCGGATCGTGGTGAGTTTGGTGTCACCATCGAACTTCAGCCCGGCGCAACGGTTGAACAGACGAACCAGGCGTCATTAGAAGTGGAGCGAATTCTTTCCACAATGCCTGAAATTCAAAAGGTGTTTACAACCGTCGGAATATCACAGGATGGTTTCATCGGTATTGCCAGCAATAATATCACTCAACTAAACGTGGCGCTTGTTCCAAAGAATAAACGCGTAAAATCAACCATCCAGGTTGGCGAAGAGATTAAAGAACGAGTCCGTGAAATTCCCGGATTGAAAGTGTTCGTCTCTCCCATCGGCATTTTTGGTGTGGCAGACCAAGCACCAATTCAGATTGCCGTGAATGGAACGAATATGAAAACCGTGCAGGAAACGGCAGATCGTGTAAAAGAAATTCTTGGCAATATTAAAGGAGCGGAAGATGTTCGACTATCATCAGAATCTGGAAAGCCGGAATTACAAATTGATATCGATCGGGCAAAACTTGCTCAGTTCGGTCTCTCCATCGCGGAAGTGGGACAAACGCTCCGCATAGCATTGGCGGGAGATGATCAGTCAAAATTTCGCGATGGCAACACTGAATATGATATCCGCATACAATTGGATGAATTCAATCGATCGCGCACTGGCGATGTGGGATCTTTAACATTCATGAACATGCGCGGACAACAGATTGAGTTAAATCAATTTGCCAATATTTACTCATCGGCAGGACCAACAAAATTACAGCGGCAGGATCGCATTAATGTTGTCTATGTCAACGCTCAAACTGTTGGACGTCCTTCCGGAACGATTGTTCAGGACTTCCGAAAAGAATTGGCAAAAATTGAACTGCCAAAATCGATCGGCATTGTGTACCTCGGTAACGAAAAAAATCAGCAAGAAGGTTTCGGCAGTATGGGAATGGCGATGTTAGCGGGAATCATTTTCATTTATTTGATCATGGTCGCATTATATGATTCATATGTGTATCCCTTTGTTGTTTTGTTCTCCATCCCTGTAGCGATGGTTGGTGTATTCATTGCAATGGCGGCGGCAGGAAAAGCACTTTCAATTTTTTCAATGCTTGGCATCATCATGTTGTTCGGTCTTGTCGCAAAAAATGCTATCCTGATTGTCGATAGAACAAATCAGATGCGCACTGAAAAAGGGATGAATGTCTTTGATGCGTTGATGGAAGCAGGACAATCTCGTCTCCGTCCGATTTTGATGACAACATTAACAATGGTGTTTGGTATGCTGCCCATTGCAATGTCCAAAGCGGCTGGTAGCGAATGGAAAACAGGCCTTGCCTGGGCGCTTGTCGGTGGATTAACAAGCTCTATGTTTTTAACTCTTCTTCTTGTTCCTGCGGTGTATATGAAAGTGGATGAATGGAAGAACAGAATTCCTGCATTCTTTAAACGTCCTTCCGGAATGTTTGGGCGTTTCAAGAAAAATGGTTCGAATGGAAATGGAATTGCAGTGCATACAAACGGACACTTGGAAGTAACTTCGACAAACAATTAGAAGCTATCTCAAAAACACAAAAAAAACAGTCATTCTGAATCCCGATGTTGTTTATCGGGATGAACCTGCCTGCCGCACCGAAGGTGTCCTTTGGACAGGCAGGGAATCTGAAAATAGTATCAGATTTGCCGTCATCATTTTGTATTATGCGGCACTCCGTACAGCGGAGCTTCGCTGCGCTTAGTATAAAAACATCCAAGGCTTCCGCCAAAAAGAAGGCGGACAAGTGCTCAGAATAGCAATAGTTTCATTTTTGAAATGGATTCTAGCAATTATGCTGTTCATAACAAAGAATCCCCGAAAACATAGTGTCTTCGGGGATTTCCTTTTCTATGTCCCTTTCTTTCGCAGTTCTGTTGTCAACTTCCCTGCGAATCCCCAATTATCAGTCTCTACTTCATCGATAACGATATGAATATGTTCAGGCTTCTTTCCTAAAACACGCTGCAGGGTTTCAGTAATCTCTTTCACCACCTGGGCTTTCTGAGAAACGGTCACTCCGTCTTTTGTTATTTTAACATTAACGTATGGCATGCTGTCCTTTCCTGATTATTTTATCGGGATTATTTTGAAGTTATCTGTGTGGTTCTAAGGAATTTATTTGCTGCTTTTATGTTATAGTAAGAGTATTTTCACTACACCTAACAATATAAGAAGAGGTTCAATACTTTTTCCATCAGAAGATACCACATTAACCATTGGAGGAACAATGTTACTTACCACAACAAACACGGTTGAAGGGAGAAAAGCTCTTAAATATTATGGATTGGTCAGCGGCGAAGCGATTCTTGGTGCGAATATCTTCAAGGATTTGTTTGCCGGGATCCGCGATATTGTCGGCGGGCGTTCAGCTGCGTATGAGGAAGAGTTACGCCATGCAAAAGATATTGCGCTGGATGAAATGCAGCAACAGGCCCGTTCACTTGGAGCCAATGCTATTATTGGTGTTGATCTGGATTATGAAACTGTCGGGAATGGTACAATGCTGATGGTCAGTGCGAGCGGTACGGCTGTAACGTTGGAGTAATTGTCAAGTCTGTCGAAAATACCTCGCAGGTCTAAAAGACCTGTGAGGTGTTGAAAACCTATAGGGTCTTCCTTAAATTTGTTTTAGCACCTCTACTGCTTTTTCCAAAGCGCGTGCACGATGACTGAGTTTATTTTTTTCTTCAATGCTCATCTCAGCATACGTTCTGGAAAATCCTTTTGGCATAAAGAGCGGATCATAACCAAATCCCTGATCGCCGCGCGGTTCTTCAATGATGATCCCTTCAACATTTCCTTCCACCGTTCGTTGAATTCCCTTACCGACGATTGCAATAACAGTGCGGAATTGGGCTTTTCGTCTGCGCGGTGCAACACCTGTCATCGCTCGGCGTAATTTGTCGCAATTATCCTTATACGTTGCATTCTCCCCCGCATAACGGGCAGAATAAACTCCCGGTTTCATGGCAAGATAAAAAACTTCCAATCCGGTATCGTCGGCAAGCGAAAGCATTCCTGTCACTTCAAAAGCCTCGCGAGCTTTCTTCAATGCGTTCCCTTCAAGCGTCGATTCATCCTCAATTGTCTTTGGACCGTTGGGAATATCAATGAGTGAATGGACTTCTAAGGGAAGCGACGCAAAAAAATGTTTGATCTCTTCAACTTTATGGAGATTATTTGTTGCTAGAAGAATCTTTTTCACACTGTTTTCCTTGGAAAGAGATCGTAGTAGTTAATATTGGATTTTATCGTGCTTTTGCTCCCATTCCCGAAATGCGGCAAGCGCTTCCTCGCGCATTAATTGTGCGGTTGGAATTTTTCGATTGGAGATTTTTTTGGGAAGTTCTTCATAGAGGAATTCATCATCAAAACCGATCTTTGCCGCATCGCCTCTTCCATTCGCAAAGTAAATTTTATCTGGCCTCGCCCAATAGATGGCACCGAGACACATTGGACACGGTTCGCATGACGTGTAGATTTCACACCCGGTCAGTTGGAACGTCTTTAATTCTTTACATGCATTGCGGATAGCAACAATCTCTGCGTGCGCCGTCGGATCATTTGTAGACGTAACACTATTTGTTCCCCGTGCAACGATTTTTCCATCTTTCACAATCACACACGCAAACGGTCCGCCGATTCCATCGCGAATATTTTGAATTGAAAGCCGAATAGCTTCCCACATAAATTCTGCGTTCATACGTTTTTCCTGCTGAATAGTATTATTATCCGACCAACTGTTTAATCGCTTCTTGAATTGTCTCCACCCCAATGATGGAAATATCTTTTGACGATTTCATTTTCTTTGCATTCGTTGTCGGAACAATGATTGTTTTGAATCCAAGTTTTGCCGATTCTTGAACACGTTTGTCACAATGCGCAATGGTCCGAATTTCTCCTCCTAATCCAATTTCTCCAATAGCAACGGTCTGCGAATCAACAGGAATGTCACGGAGCGACGATACAATCGCAGTAGCTATTCCCAGATCGGCTGCCGGTTCGTCAATTCGAATTCCTCCCGCAACATTAACAAACACATCATGCGCACCAGTATTGATTCCCACTCGTTTATCCAACACTGCCAATAACATCTGCAAACGCCTCAGATCAAATCCTGTCGACGTTCGTTGAGGCATACCATAATTACTTGTGGAAACCAGCGCTTGTACTTCAATTAAGATCGGTCGCGTTCCTTCCAGACTTGCGACGATGGCCGCACCGCTTGATCCATAACTTCTCTCAGAAAGAAATATTTCCGAGGGATTCAATACTTCCCGCAAACCGGTATCATGCATCTCAAAGATGCCAATCTCATTCGTTGACCCGAAACGATTTTTTATTCCTCTCAATATTCTATAAGCGTAATGCTTCTCCCCTTCAAATTGCAGAACGGCATCCACCATATGTTCAATCACCCGCGGACCGGCAATTGCACCTTCTTTCGTCACATGCCCAATCAGAATAATTGGGATATTCTTCGCTTTTGCTATTCGCGTCAGCATTCCTGTTGATTCGCGCACCTGACCAACACTTCCGGGAGCACTTTCTAGATTGGGATTAAATAATGTCTGGATTGAATCAACAATCACCAAATCCGGCAAAGCCCGTTCAATCACATCGATGATTGTCTCAAGATTCGTTTCAGCAAGAAGTTGAAAATTGTTTGTGGCTTTTCCCAACCGTTCTGCTCGAAGTTTTACTTGTTTAGGAGATTCTTCCCCGGTAATGTAGAGAACTACTTTATCTTTCAAATGAAGTGCAACCTGCATCATCAAAGTCGATTTTCCGATTCCTGGATCACCGCCAAGAAGAATGACGCTGCCGGTAACAATTCCTCCTCCAAGCACACGATCGAACTCCGCCATACCTGAAACAAAACGGACGTCTGCAATGCTATCCACCTCATGAAGAGGAACTGGTGCAATTTTAGATGCGATGCCCCCGCTTTTGCGGACAAGTTTTAACGGAGTCGGAGCTTCTTCAACAAATGTGTTCCATTCATTGCAATTTGGGCATTTACCAGTCCAACGGGCTGAAACGTAACCGCAAGATTGACAGACATATTTTGACGATTGTTTTGACATATAGAGTAAATATAGCCACAATGTGAGAGAGGCACAAAGATAATTTTCAAATTTCCGTTGATGTATAAGAGAAGGGAATCATCAAAACAACGAAGGCATTCCTGAGTGAAATGCCTTCAAGTTAAAACGTATTATTGATTGGTGAGGTGACTATTGCACCAGCCACAAACTCAATTCCGGAACGTATGTTATTAAAATCAGGGCAATGAAAAGAACAAAAATAAATGGAAGTGTTGCAATCGCTACTTGTCCGATTGACCGTTTAAAACGGAAGCTTGCCATAAAGAGATTCAGTCCTATCGGCGGCATAAGATAGGCGATCTCAAGATTTGCCAGAAAGATAATCCCAAGATGGATCGGATCGATACCATATTGTCGTGCTACGGGAACAATAAGTGGAACAACAACGATGGCAGAAAAAATCTCCATCATCATTCCGATAATGAGGAGAAAAACATTCAGGATCAGCAGAAAGAATATTTTGCTGGTGACAACCTGACTGATATATTCAAATAGTTTTTGCGGAACCTGTTGATCGATCAGATAATTCGTTAATCCCATCGCACAGCCAAGAATCATAATGATGGCACCGACCAAGACCATACTTTCTTTCATGACGCGAGGAACATCGGTGAAAAACTTCAGATCCTTATAAATGAACACTTCAACAACAAACACATAGAACGCCGTCACAGCCGCCGCTTCCGTTGCCGTGAACAATCCGCCGTAAATACCAAAAATGATGAAGAATGGGAGCGGTATCTCCCACGCTATTCCTCTAATTGCCTTCCACGCTTTTTTGGCATCAAACGGATGGCGAGGCACATGCGATTTGCTTCCCTGCTGAATGCTGTAGATTGCAACCACCAACATCAGAATGACGCCTGGAACAATCCCCGCTTTGAACAATGCGTCAACGGAGACCTCGGCGAATGTTCCGTAAAGAATAATCGGCAATGATGGCGGGAACAAAAGTCCCAAACTGCCGGACGTTGTGACAAGACCGAGTGCAAATTTTTCAGAATACTTTTCCGAGATCAGAATAGGAAAGACCAATCCACCAAGCGCCACAATCGTTACGCCCGAACCGCCTGTAAATGCCGTAAAAACCGCGCAGCTGATCAACACAACAATTGCAAGACCGCCCGGCATCCACCCGATGAGCGCCTGTGCCAGCGCAACAATGCGCAGAGGAGCTTTGCTTTCGGCAAGAAAATATCCGGCTACTGTAAATAAAGGAATGGCAAGCAGAACCGGTTGACCGGCAAGACGGTACAATTCAATGATGACCGCAGCAGTATCAATCCCCTCTTGGGAAAATCCATACATGGAGATGGCACCGATGATTGTGAAGAGGGGCGTACCGATAAGAACGAGAAGAATAAGTCCGAGAATGATGAGAATGATCGACATTAGTGCTTCGCCTCCTCAGTATTCCAATTCCCTTTGATCATTTCAACACTCCAATTCAACGCGCGGACAACAAAGCGAAACGACAGCATCGCATAACCAATCGGAATAATAATAATAAAATACCAACTAGGAAGGTCAAGAATAAGAGTTGATTGCGATTCCATTTCGAGTTGAACGAACGAAATCGATGCCTGCATCAATAAATAACAGATGATCCCTGCAAAAATGCTGGTGATCACAAAAAATACCTTCCGTGGTTTTTCTGGCACCATTTTGCTTACAAATTCAATCCGCAAATGTCTCCCCTCACCGGTAGCAATAACGGCACCGAAATATCCAACCCACAACACAAGGTGGCGAAGGAAAATATCTCCCCACTCAATGCTCGATTCAAAAAAATTTCTCAGAATCACTTGGCCAAATGCCATAACAATCATAACTCCGAGCAAACTGACGAGCAACCAGCCGGAAATTTTTTCAAGCCATTTATCTATGAGAAGTATTGGTTTCATACTATCGTAAGAGTGAATAACATAAGCACACTATTTATTTTTTTGCTCTAAAATCTGAGAGAGCTTTTTCAACACGATTCAACAGATCTTCGGAATACAACCTTCCGACAAGTGAACGGCGCGCTTTGCTGCCAATCTCATCATACGATTTTAATTCATTGGCATCCGGTTTATTGAATGTCATCTTATTCTTTTTCAGCGTTTCCAATGATTTAATATTGTCTTTTCGGCTCTGTTCCGTCAGTTTACGCATGAATGCTTTCCCATGCTTTACCAGGATCTGTTGTAAATCTGCCGGAATCTTATCAAAATCACGTTTGGATATTACTACTGCACCAGAAGCATTCGTGAGCGGATAATCCATTAAATGACTGGTAGCGGAATTCCATTGCAACGAAACAATCGCTAACGGTGACGCATATGCACCGGTGATTAATCCGGTCTGAAGAGAAGTGACAACATCGGTAATGGAAAGCTGTATCGGATTGATACCAATAGTCTTAAATGTTGCATCGGCTACGGGATCACCTTCCCATTCCCACATTTTAATATTATGAAGATCACTGATCTTGGAAACGGGTGATTTAGAAATGATATAGACTGAACCGACCTCTGCCCAGCCAAGAAGAACAAATCCGCCGTTTGAAAATTCTTTATCGAACTCCGCGTCGAATTGTGACACAATATAGTCGACTTCTGCATGATTCTTAAACAAGAATGGCGCATCAAGCACCCGGGCAGATTTTGCAATCTCACCAATGCCGAATCCGGTAATCCCTGCGCTGTTTAATTGACCAAGACGGATCTTCCGCATCACATCCTTTTCATCTCCGGCAACTCCGCCGGGATAAATACGAAATCCAAGTTTGCCGCCGCTTTCTTTTTTCACGGCAGCATCATATTCTTTCATGATGTTGATCCAAGTGCTTCCTTCCGGTGCCAGCGTGGCGAATTTAATAACATATTCTTGCGCATAACCAATTGTGGTTAATACAATAACGCAAATGATCAAAAAGAGTTTTTTCATATTGAAGCTCGGGAAATCGTTGGGTGATTATACATTAGAAGAACAGCTCGTCGATACGTTCAGCAAGCTTTTTTGCTTTTCGTTTTGCGATGGCATTCACCAGGCGTTGTTGCGGCAGTTCATCAAGCGAAGTTTCATCGATCGTTCTCAGCAATTTTTCAAACAGTGCTTTATCCTGCATCTGCACGCAATAACTTTTTGCCATATACAGATGCGGGAGGATAAATTTATTGTTCCCAATCTCAAAACATTTTTCAAAATGGTATCGTGCGCTGTCTGGTTTTCCGCCCAGGTTCTTGGGAGTTGTTGCAAGAATCGCGGCAAAATAGAGATGGGCGCTTCCGTAAAAATAGGTTTCATCGTTCTTCAAAACAAATTCCATCATCGCATTCACTTTGGGAAGATCGCCGAGCACCGACGGATCGGAAATACTGACGTTGATCAGATTTCCCCATGCATTTGCCGTCCAAAAAATCATCGGAACGTCTTCTTTGCTGAATTGTTCCAGACTTTTTTTAAATGCTGTTTGATCTTGTTCGAATGCTTGTGCAAACTGTTTGTTCTTTTTTAACGACCGTAAACCGTAATCACGCGCTCGAGCATACAAAATTTTGGCGCGTTCAACATCCACATCTTCCACAAAACCAAGAGTATATCCTGTATATCCTTCCGTCAGCAGGAATGCCAGGTGATCATCATCTTTATCTTTCGCACGATATAACGCCTCCAATAACGTCAAGTTGCCTGGAATTGCTTTCTCTGCAAAATCAAGATCGGATTCTTCAAAGATCGCTTCGAGACCATAATCAACAATATTGGTTGTTGCGTTAACTGCTACTGTGTTGACAACACCACAAGACCAGTGGATGATCGAAAAGAATAGAAAAATAAAAAATGAGATCTGTTTCA
The Bacteroidota bacterium DNA segment above includes these coding regions:
- a CDS encoding TolC family protein, giving the protein MNKFFITMLFLFISIVSGQQKLSLTVEQAVQTGLENSKALKSSQFKVVAAEAKTSETNALGLPSVKLNAAYTKLSAVDPFKLNFPAFGTVQADNKTVLFNTVAAQLGDNITNNYTLRATVQQPLFTGNKISSAEDIAEYSYEATKQDFTKDKSELIYNVKNAYWNVYRAKEFKKVVDENVGQIKAHAADAENMMKQGLLTNNDLLKVQVQLSDALVRQIDAKNNVLLSMIALNNTLGLPLSTEIEIFSQLQPNAVSSTDIDALVKKGIENRPEILGMNARLKASESNLSIARSGWYPQIYLVGNYNYLRPNQRIFPTKDEFKGTWDVSISVSYDLWNWNTSGSQATQAEAQLSQTEQALSQMKDGISLEVTQSYLSLQQSKERSEVAKQGVEQAEENYRVTNERYKKGLNVNSDLLDSEVALLTAKLNYTQSLVDYELAAARLTKSIGE
- a CDS encoding efflux RND transporter periplasmic adaptor subunit, which produces MTKYRILSISIVILGVSLGFMMNSQPGDGQQATSQSGSNIATSYSVSVVTASKRNLSSTFSLMGTIAANNDVTIISETQGRVVKVNAQVGDFKSAGSVLVEVDSELKEANYKTAQMLYEKAKKDLERFESLYKDSSISESQIEQARWSFQNAEAQYIIAKRQLKDTKITTPISGIITARYVDVGSTVMGAPQSTVIGNVVDISKLKVKINVAEKDVFKLTVGDNVEVTTDIYPEAVFAGRIATISSKGDDAHTYPVEVRIDNSSKHPLKAGMFGRVNFTSKSVQENIIIPREAIVGSVKDAKVYVVEKNVVKLRAVKVGAEFGTNVEVTSGIKEGEVVVVNGKNNLKENASVVVRK
- a CDS encoding efflux RND transporter permease subunit; amino-acid sequence: MTITELAIKRPSIIVVIFAVLSVLGIFSFTQLNYELLPKITPPVITISTIYPGASPYEVENNVTKLIEDAVSGIDKIDAVRATSFEGISFVFVEFKQSAKIDIVLQDAQRKVNQITAQLPNGAKAPTLSKIALDETPVLRIGVTSQMPARDFFQFFKDRVQPRISKIPGVGQVVISGGEQREIKVNLDAAKLRSYNLSLLQVSQVIKNANMDFPTGKIKDIDGQYIVRVAGKFNSVEDMKSLVVGKSRQGGDIHLDDVAEVQDGVKDMDQTNRVNGATSLGLQILKQSDANAVAVSKVVRQELEKIQNDYKDEGITFDIAQDSSLFTIEAANAVGVDLLLAIGMVALVMLLFLHSVRNSFIVLVAIPASLVSTFVAMYALGFSLNLMTLLGLSLVIGILVDDSIVVLENIYHHLEKGEEQRAASLRGRNEIGFAALSITLVDVVVFFPLSVVGGLIGNIMREFSLVIVAATLMSLFVSFTVTPLLASRFAKLERLTNKTLMGKFALGFEKLYHRFQEHYLRMLRWSLTHKKWVAFGTVLLLIGSFSLVFMGLIGFEFIAQSDRGEFGVTIELQPGATVEQTNQASLEVERILSTMPEIQKVFTTVGISQDGFIGIASNNITQLNVALVPKNKRVKSTIQVGEEIKERVREIPGLKVFVSPIGIFGVADQAPIQIAVNGTNMKTVQETADRVKEILGNIKGAEDVRLSSESGKPELQIDIDRAKLAQFGLSIAEVGQTLRIALAGDDQSKFRDGNTEYDIRIQLDEFNRSRTGDVGSLTFMNMRGQQIELNQFANIYSSAGPTKLQRQDRINVVYVNAQTVGRPSGTIVQDFRKELAKIELPKSIGIVYLGNEKNQQEGFGSMGMAMLAGIIFIYLIMVALYDSYVYPFVVLFSIPVAMVGVFIAMAAAGKALSIFSMLGIIMLFGLVAKNAILIVDRTNQMRTEKGMNVFDALMEAGQSRLRPILMTTLTMVFGMLPIAMSKAAGSEWKTGLAWALVGGLTSSMFLTLLLVPAVYMKVDEWKNRIPAFFKRPSGMFGRFKKNGSNGNGIAVHTNGHLEVTSTNN
- a CDS encoding 4-oxalocrotonate tautomerase family protein, which codes for MPYVNVKITKDGVTVSQKAQVVKEITETLQRVLGKKPEHIHIVIDEVETDNWGFAGKLTTELRKKGT
- a CDS encoding heavy metal-binding domain-containing protein, whose protein sequence is MLLTTTNTVEGRKALKYYGLVSGEAILGANIFKDLFAGIRDIVGGRSAAYEEELRHAKDIALDEMQQQARSLGANAIIGVDLDYETVGNGTMLMVSASGTAVTLE
- the rdgB gene encoding RdgB/HAM1 family non-canonical purine NTP pyrophosphatase; this encodes MKKILLATNNLHKVEEIKHFFASLPLEVHSLIDIPNGPKTIEDESTLEGNALKKAREAFEVTGMLSLADDTGLEVFYLAMKPGVYSARYAGENATYKDNCDKLRRAMTGVAPRRRKAQFRTVIAIVGKGIQRTVEGNVEGIIIEEPRGDQGFGYDPLFMPKGFSRTYAEMSIEEKNKLSHRARALEKAVEVLKQI
- a CDS encoding nucleoside deaminase, whose product is MNAEFMWEAIRLSIQNIRDGIGGPFACVIVKDGKIVARGTNSVTSTNDPTAHAEIVAIRNACKELKTFQLTGCEIYTSCEPCPMCLGAIYWARPDKIYFANGRGDAAKIGFDDEFLYEELPKKISNRKIPTAQLMREEALAAFREWEQKHDKIQY
- the radA gene encoding DNA repair protein RadA — encoded protein: MSKQSSKYVCQSCGYVSARWTGKCPNCNEWNTFVEEAPTPLKLVRKSGGIASKIAPVPLHEVDSIADVRFVSGMAEFDRVLGGGIVTGSVILLGGDPGIGKSTLMMQVALHLKDKVVLYITGEESPKQVKLRAERLGKATNNFQLLAETNLETIIDVIERALPDLVIVDSIQTLFNPNLESAPGSVGQVRESTGMLTRIAKAKNIPIILIGHVTKEGAIAGPRVIEHMVDAVLQFEGEKHYAYRILRGIKNRFGSTNEIGIFEMHDTGLREVLNPSEIFLSERSYGSSGAAIVASLEGTRPILIEVQALVSTSNYGMPQRTSTGFDLRRLQMLLAVLDKRVGINTGAHDVFVNVAGGIRIDEPAADLGIATAIVSSLRDIPVDSQTVAIGEIGLGGEIRTIAHCDKRVQESAKLGFKTIIVPTTNAKKMKSSKDISIIGVETIQEAIKQLVG